Proteins from a genomic interval of Chitinophagales bacterium:
- a CDS encoding arginine deiminase family protein yields the protein METKQKVQVSSEIGRLRRLLVHSPDVGIGKVIPSKMHNWLYDDIVDLHKMRLEYNEYIQVLLWLLDPEKIEGKKINAAFFKPSKSTYFNSDKVVEIEHLLLKVLTKSEEIKNQLVTHVCAAEKCSFATMQKLMKLPLEKLARVLISGVIPDEDIFVFPPVPNLIFTRDIAITINDHLLLTKPAERAREREAILTKYMAFYALFDKVDGDFSDKIIELQEDKSFWLDDPDQKATVEGGDVMMISHDHLVIGCSVRSSPEGVRKVIKQLFEKNVVSKVSVVTIPAKRDYMHIDTVFTQVKRNMWVVFGQFLENKENGSEIDIVKTLKSSKKQKRDTIKVTQFVRKNTAKGYKLKIDGSLSSLKALLTQISVEDFGCKKEEVDIILCAGGKTPYDEREQWTDACNLLVLREGVVIGYDRNKKTEEEFAKRGFQVIHALDFIDLMNLGKSVDEVLHKDTLIVFSSSELSRARGGSHCMSMPLWREEVEI from the coding sequence ATGGAAACCAAACAGAAGGTTCAGGTTTCTTCCGAGATAGGAAGACTGCGGAGGTTGCTGGTACATAGCCCTGATGTAGGTATTGGGAAGGTGATTCCTAGTAAAATGCACAATTGGCTCTACGATGATATTGTGGATTTACACAAAATGCGCTTGGAGTACAATGAATACATACAAGTACTGCTGTGGCTGTTGGATCCAGAAAAAATTGAAGGAAAGAAAATCAATGCTGCTTTCTTTAAGCCTTCAAAGTCGACCTACTTCAATTCGGACAAAGTAGTGGAAATCGAGCATTTATTATTGAAGGTATTGACTAAAAGCGAAGAAATAAAAAATCAATTGGTTACGCATGTTTGTGCTGCTGAAAAATGCAGTTTTGCAACCATGCAAAAATTGATGAAATTACCCCTCGAAAAATTGGCGAGGGTATTGATTTCGGGGGTTATTCCCGATGAGGATATTTTTGTATTTCCACCTGTACCCAACCTTATTTTTACCCGTGATATTGCGATTACAATCAACGATCATTTGTTGCTCACCAAACCGGCAGAAAGAGCAAGAGAACGGGAAGCGATTTTGACGAAATACATGGCCTTTTATGCTTTGTTTGATAAAGTAGATGGCGATTTTTCGGATAAAATCATTGAACTTCAAGAAGATAAAAGTTTTTGGCTGGATGATCCTGACCAGAAAGCAACAGTGGAAGGTGGAGATGTGATGATGATCAGTCACGATCATTTGGTGATCGGATGTAGCGTGCGTTCTTCTCCTGAGGGGGTTAGAAAGGTCATCAAACAATTGTTTGAAAAAAACGTGGTAAGCAAGGTATCAGTAGTGACGATTCCTGCAAAGCGAGATTATATGCACATTGATACCGTATTTACACAGGTGAAACGCAATATGTGGGTGGTATTTGGCCAATTTCTGGAAAACAAAGAGAATGGTAGTGAAATAGATATTGTGAAAACGCTGAAAAGCAGTAAAAAACAGAAGCGAGATACCATTAAGGTCACTCAGTTTGTGCGTAAAAACACGGCAAAAGGATACAAGTTGAAGATAGATGGCTCCTTGTCTTCTCTCAAAGCTTTGTTGACTCAGATAAGTGTGGAAGATTTTGGTTGTAAAAAAGAGGAAGTTGACATTATCTTGTGCGCTGGTGGAAAGACTCCGTATGATGAGCGTGAACAATGGACAGATGCCTGCAATTTGTTGGTACTGAGGGAAGGTGTGGTAATTGGCTACGACCGCAATAAAAAAACAGAGGAGGAATTTGCGAAACGGGGTTTTCAGGTGATTCATGCACTGGATTTTATTGACTTAATGAATCTGGGCAAATCTGTGGACGAAGTTTTGCACAAGGACACTTTGATTGTTTTTTCTTCTTCGGAACTTTCCCGGGCAAGAGGTGGTTCGCATTGTATGAGTATGCCACTTTGGAGAGAGGAGGTGGAGATTTGA